CTAGCGGACCTCGGCGTGCCCGGCAGCGCTTCCGGTGTCCGGTCCGCGGGACTCGGGGGTGACGGAAAGCAGTACGTGCGTTATGTGAAAGCGCTCACAACTGGATTGCCCAGCGGTGAGTTCTGTCCGAATCGGGACCGCGCTCCGGCCCGACGGCGGCCGGCGGGTGTCACTGCTGCCGCAGGGTGGCAATCCGCAGGTGGGGACCTACTTGGGAGTAACCGGAGTCGTCTGCCTGCCCGTCGCAACGGCGAAGAGTCTTCGCAACCTTTGCAAATGCGCTCGAGAACCTAGCCAAGATTGGCACTTGCAACAGGTAGACGGCACTTTTCGGTTGTGTCATTCTCGGTGAGTACCTAGAGAGGGCCTGGCAAGGATGTGAAGCAGTACATCCGTACCGGACCCGTAGATCACATGAGAAGTGGAGTCTTGATGTCGACCACCGGCACCCCGAAGACCGCAGCTGAGATCCAGCAGGATTGGGACACCAACCCGCGCTGGAAGGGAATCACCCGCAACTACACCGCCGAGCAGGTCTCGAAGCTGCAGGGCACCGTGGTCGAGGAAGCCACCCTCGCCCGCCGCGGCTCGGAGATCCTGTGGGACCTCGTGAACAACGAGGACTACATCAACTCGCTGGGCGCCCTCACCGGTAACCAGGCCGTCCAGCAGGTCCGCGCCGGCCTGAAGGCCATCTACCTGTCCGGCTGGCAGGTCGCCGGTGACGCGAACCTGTCCGGTCACACCTACCCGGACCAGAGCCTCTACCCGGCCAACTCGGTGCCGCAGGTCGTGCGCCGGATCAACAACGCGCTCCTGCGCGCCGACGAGATCGCCAAGGTCGAGGGTGACACCTCGGTCGAGAACTGGCTCGCCCCGATCGTCGCCGACGGTGAGGCCGGCTTCGGTGGCGCCCTCAACGTCTACGAGCTGCAGAAGGCCATGATCGCGGCCGGCGTCGCCGGCTCGCACTGGGAGGACCAGCTCGCGTCGGAGAAGAAGTGCGGCCACCTCGGTGGCAAGGTGCTCATCCCCACGCAGCAGCACATCCGCACCCTGACCTCGGCTCGCCTCGCGGCCGACGTCGCGGACGTCCCGACCGTCGTCATCGCGCGCACCGACGCCGAGGCCGCCACCCTCATCACCTCCGATGTGGACGAGCGCGACCGTGAGTTCCTCGACGGAACCCGCACCGCCGAGGGCTTCTTCGGTGTCAAGAACGGCATCGAGCCCTGCATCGCCCGTGCGAAGGCCTACGCCCCGTACTCCGACCTCATCTGGATGGAGACCGGTGTGCCGGATCTCGAGGTCGCCAAGAAGTTCGCCGAGGCCGTCCGCAGCGAGTTCCCCGACCAGCTGCTGGCGTACAACTGCTCGCCGTCCTTCAACTGGAAGGCTCACCTGGACGACGCGACCATCGCGAAGTTCCAGAAGGAGCTCGGCGCGATGGGCTTCAAGTTCCAGTTCATCACCCTGGCCGGCTTCCACTCGCTCAACTACGGC
This genomic interval from Rhodococcus triatomae contains the following:
- the aceA gene encoding isocitrate lyase; translated protein: MSTTGTPKTAAEIQQDWDTNPRWKGITRNYTAEQVSKLQGTVVEEATLARRGSEILWDLVNNEDYINSLGALTGNQAVQQVRAGLKAIYLSGWQVAGDANLSGHTYPDQSLYPANSVPQVVRRINNALLRADEIAKVEGDTSVENWLAPIVADGEAGFGGALNVYELQKAMIAAGVAGSHWEDQLASEKKCGHLGGKVLIPTQQHIRTLTSARLAADVADVPTVVIARTDAEAATLITSDVDERDREFLDGTRTAEGFFGVKNGIEPCIARAKAYAPYSDLIWMETGVPDLEVAKKFAEAVRSEFPDQLLAYNCSPSFNWKAHLDDATIAKFQKELGAMGFKFQFITLAGFHSLNYGMFDLAHGYAREGMTAFVDLQEREFKAAEERGFTAIKHQREVGAGYFDSIATTVDPNTSTAALKGSTEEGQFH